A part of Candidatus Delongbacteria bacterium genomic DNA contains:
- a CDS encoding aminopeptidase, with the protein MEDLLKKIYTRIDVSEIENILYQIKETRIDQPGIIELYEYLENVLKIHKDMSEIGYNESSLDKLLDDNKKIFYQKYDDLYCSSYSNPDMYRIEYLYKDQLFGAFLNKVNSFLSFIIYENNSYGLKLIYSEIYSFLISNQNEDSFKTFMINCSEYISEISVLRNYVHEQNRIGYVVKEIEENVGGIFSYGVAINDNDLKSYKHFNSISEERLNTLAQSIVKAFINGFKPGKKDISKKEYVHISYYVGQEKLVKKIGEVLTSYNLKLILLRPLSSGDSKQLMTDHSNDFVLFGDEDFFSKTLESNDQTNEKVGDYINKNAGIIVIRNFGEKPFEPKLKDKRVKNIKERTDLRNKYTAKGSILFERFDKDKNKSFTIISFPTEEIGVNFEEIFESIIEINSLDSDRYQRIQSNIIDILDKGSKVIVKGIDGNETDLSISLKKLQNPKNETNFVNCGADLNIPVGEVFTSPVLNGTNGVLHVTSVYLKGYLFKNLKIKFDNGEIAEYSCSNFEDTEKNKQYIEENLLNGNERLPLGEFAIGTNTLAHKVIEKYNLSQIVPILIFEKTGPHFAIGDTCFSRSEEKPYFNPDNREVVAKHNERSILKLEDPMKAYTNVHVDITLPFHEIEYIRAVDENGVEFSVIEKGRFAVDGTEELNSYLDLDF; encoded by the coding sequence ATGGAAGATCTTCTGAAAAAGATTTACACAAGAATCGATGTAAGTGAAATTGAAAATATTTTATATCAGATTAAGGAAACTAGAATTGATCAGCCAGGAATTATTGAGCTATATGAATATCTGGAAAATGTTCTGAAAATTCATAAAGACATGAGTGAGATTGGTTACAACGAAAGTTCACTTGATAAACTACTGGATGATAATAAGAAGATTTTCTATCAAAAATACGATGATCTTTATTGTTCCAGTTATTCAAATCCTGATATGTATAGAATAGAGTATTTGTATAAAGATCAATTATTTGGTGCATTTTTGAATAAGGTTAACTCTTTTCTTTCTTTTATCATCTACGAAAATAATAGTTATGGTCTAAAACTTATCTATTCAGAAATTTATAGTTTTTTGATCAGTAATCAGAATGAGGATTCATTTAAGACCTTTATGATAAATTGCTCTGAGTATATTTCAGAAATATCTGTTTTAAGAAATTATGTTCACGAACAAAATAGAATTGGATATGTAGTAAAAGAGATAGAAGAAAATGTTGGTGGGATTTTTTCATATGGAGTAGCAATAAACGATAATGATTTGAAAAGTTACAAGCATTTTAATTCAATTTCAGAAGAGCGTCTAAATACATTAGCTCAAAGTATTGTCAAAGCATTTATCAATGGTTTTAAACCTGGTAAAAAAGATATTTCAAAAAAAGAGTATGTTCATATTTCATACTATGTTGGTCAAGAAAAGCTGGTAAAAAAAATAGGTGAGGTTTTGACTTCGTATAATCTAAAATTAATACTCTTAAGACCCTTATCATCAGGAGATTCAAAGCAGCTTATGACTGATCATAGCAATGACTTTGTTCTGTTTGGAGATGAAGATTTTTTCAGTAAGACTCTAGAGTCAAACGATCAGACTAATGAAAAAGTTGGTGATTATATTAACAAAAATGCAGGAATAATAGTAATTAGAAATTTTGGAGAAAAACCTTTTGAGCCGAAATTAAAAGATAAGAGAGTTAAAAATATAAAAGAAAGAACTGATCTGAGAAACAAATACACAGCTAAAGGTTCGATTTTATTTGAAAGATTTGATAAAGATAAAAACAAAAGTTTCACAATTATTTCATTTCCTACTGAAGAAATCGGTGTAAATTTCGAAGAGATTTTTGAAAGTATTATTGAAATAAATTCTCTTGATAGTGATAGATATCAAAGAATACAGTCTAACATAATTGATATTTTAGACAAAGGTTCAAAAGTAATTGTTAAAGGAATTGATGGGAATGAAACAGATCTGTCGATAAGTCTTAAAAAACTACAAAATCCTAAAAATGAGACTAATTTTGTAAATTGTGGAGCAGATTTAAATATTCCTGTTGGTGAAGTTTTTACTTCTCCAGTTTTAAATGGAACAAATGGTGTTCTTCATGTTACAAGTGTTTATCTAAAAGGCTATCTTTTCAAAAACTTAAAAATAAAGTTCGATAATGGTGAAATTGCAGAATATTCATGTTCAAATTTTGAAGATACAGAAAAGAATAAGCAATACATAGAAGAGAATCTACTAAATGGTAACGAAAGATTACCTTTGGGTGAATTTGCCATTGGAACAAACACTTTAGCTCACAAGGTTATTGAGAAGTATAATCTTTCTCAGATCGTGCCAATTTTAATTTTCGAAAAAACAGGACCTCATTTTGCCATTGGGGATACATGCTTTTCAAGAAGTGAGGAAAAACCATACTTCAATCCCGATAATAGAGAAGTTGTTGCAAAACATAATGAAAGAAGTATTTTGAAGTTGGAAGATCCTATGAAGGCCTATACGAATGTTCACGTTGATATAACTTTACCATTCCATGAAATAGAATACATCAGAGCTGTTGATGAAAATGGTGTTGAGTTTTCTGTAATAGAAAAAGGACGATTTGCGGTAGATGGGACTGAAGAGCTCAATAGTTATCTAGATCTGGATTTTTAA
- a CDS encoding C10 family peptidase has translation MYKYILLVMMIVSAAYSAAVDGNQTRKVAENWYSHFFGNNTIDQTYELGRDGETQLMAYTFINGGFVLVATDDASIPVIGFSKDSKFRSDINNMPSMDYWFNGFYTQMEEIKSAKADNSETRETWDKVLNNDFSFVDSKAKSVEPLIETTWDQNPLYNNYCPEIGGQLAVVGCVATAMAQIVNYHNYPDFGYGTKTYYCSQASQSLTAVYKDTNYKWDLMPNQINGQSTEEEIHEVAQLSYHLGVSVEMMYGTAATGGSGAFSEDVPAALRNYFKYDNSCVLRSKQSYTSANWNALLQNELDNARPVYYAGSGAEGGHAFVMDGYQATNHYHFNWGWSGANDGYFYLSSLNPGSGGAGGGGYNFTQNQRAIVNIFPKPVNLSVNSVDPEILLEDTPMTYNLNELFTSAQGSAMTFTIEELQNEGVVNAQISGNTLTFTRIGEGIAQIRVRATATGDTCFEIFNILGRESRSFAGNGYMTDLGENGYVEYLGQAHYNLEKMTIHGQIYFEEGSQGGLFSMSPSTTSGVYVTINSTGIMKFMVETQDNQKRKAYSETELVSGTWYTLDFVYDGKDQYIFIDGNLDVKKEYATESLMKPLSNTFRAGYVAGSTLVGCIDNVYVYDRPIWQEEIINLLHNEISDDYIIGMDFNDGYGKTFINTFDGAEIKLRNLENDCYTPSLAPIIYFITEQTQVSGTLPGEENSQFSVVQNPTIGTLNLNTDGSFTYNPNSGISMDFFVFHANSNGVLSANYSVWIKLGTVGINDNMIPESSEIVSAYPNPFNPTTNISFMINTNDNIKLAVYNSNGALVQELFSGKLTTGLHSISFDASKLSSGIYFCRMVAGSEMSNIKLMLIK, from the coding sequence ATGTATAAGTATATCTTGCTGGTAATGATGATCGTTTCAGCTGCTTATTCAGCAGCTGTAGATGGTAACCAAACCAGAAAAGTGGCAGAAAACTGGTATTCACATTTCTTTGGAAACAATACAATTGACCAAACTTATGAGCTTGGTAGAGATGGTGAAACTCAATTAATGGCTTATACCTTCATAAACGGAGGTTTTGTTTTGGTAGCTACTGATGATGCCTCAATACCTGTCATCGGTTTTTCAAAAGATTCCAAGTTTAGAAGTGATATAAATAATATGCCTTCAATGGATTACTGGTTTAATGGTTTTTATACTCAAATGGAAGAGATCAAATCAGCTAAAGCTGATAACTCTGAAACAAGAGAAACTTGGGATAAAGTTCTGAATAATGATTTTTCATTTGTTGACTCGAAAGCTAAAAGTGTAGAACCCCTAATTGAAACAACTTGGGATCAAAACCCATTATACAACAATTATTGTCCAGAAATAGGTGGTCAATTAGCTGTTGTGGGTTGTGTTGCAACAGCAATGGCTCAAATCGTTAATTACCACAATTATCCAGATTTCGGTTATGGAACAAAGACCTATTACTGTAGTCAGGCAAGTCAATCACTTACAGCTGTGTATAAGGATACAAACTACAAATGGGATTTAATGCCAAATCAGATAAATGGTCAAAGCACCGAAGAGGAAATTCATGAAGTTGCACAATTGTCTTATCACTTAGGTGTTTCAGTTGAGATGATGTATGGAACTGCTGCAACAGGTGGTTCTGGTGCATTTTCTGAAGACGTTCCTGCTGCATTAAGAAATTATTTTAAATATGATAATAGCTGTGTCCTAAGATCAAAACAGTCATATACTTCAGCGAATTGGAATGCTCTATTACAAAATGAGTTAGATAACGCAAGACCTGTTTATTACGCTGGAAGTGGTGCAGAGGGTGGTCATGCTTTTGTTATGGATGGTTATCAGGCAACAAATCACTATCACTTTAATTGGGGTTGGAGTGGTGCAAATGATGGATACTTCTATTTAAGTAGTCTTAATCCAGGTTCTGGTGGAGCAGGAGGTGGAGGTTATAATTTTACTCAAAATCAAAGAGCTATTGTGAATATTTTTCCAAAACCTGTAAATCTTTCAGTTAATAGTGTAGATCCTGAGATATTATTGGAAGATACACCAATGACTTACAATCTAAATGAGCTATTTACTTCTGCTCAGGGTAGTGCAATGACATTCACAATTGAAGAACTTCAAAATGAAGGTGTTGTAAATGCACAAATTTCTGGTAATACGTTGACATTTACTAGAATTGGTGAAGGTATTGCTCAAATCAGAGTAAGAGCTACTGCTACTGGCGACACATGTTTTGAAATTTTCAATATTTTAGGAAGAGAGAGCAGATCTTTTGCTGGTAATGGATATATGACAGATTTAGGTGAAAATGGATATGTTGAATATTTAGGGCAAGCACATTATAACTTAGAAAAAATGACTATTCATGGTCAAATCTACTTTGAAGAAGGATCTCAAGGCGGTTTGTTTTCAATGTCGCCATCAACAACAAGTGGTGTTTACGTTACTATAAATAGCACTGGTATCATGAAATTTATGGTTGAAACACAAGATAATCAAAAGAGAAAAGCTTATTCAGAAACAGAACTGGTTTCAGGAACTTGGTATACACTTGATTTTGTTTACGATGGAAAAGATCAATACATTTTCATTGATGGAAATCTTGATGTTAAGAAAGAGTATGCAACTGAAAGTTTGATGAAACCTTTATCAAATACTTTTAGGGCAGGTTATGTTGCAGGTTCAACTCTTGTTGGATGTATTGATAATGTCTATGTTTACGATAGACCAATCTGGCAGGAAGAGATTATAAATCTTCTTCACAATGAGATCAGTGATGATTATATCATAGGTATGGATTTCAATGATGGATATGGTAAAACCTTCATAAATACTTTTGATGGTGCAGAGATAAAACTTAGAAACCTTGAAAATGACTGCTATACACCTTCTTTAGCACCTATCATTTATTTTATTACTGAACAAACTCAAGTTTCTGGAACTCTACCAGGTGAAGAAAATTCTCAATTCTCAGTTGTACAAAACCCAACTATCGGAACATTGAATTTAAATACTGATGGAAGCTTTACTTATAATCCAAATAGTGGTATTTCTATGGATTTTTTTGTTTTCCACGCAAATTCAAATGGTGTCTTATCTGCAAATTATTCTGTATGGATAAAATTGGGAACTGTTGGAATAAACGATAATATGATCCCAGAATCATCCGAAATTGTTTCAGCATACCCTAATCCTTTTAACCCAACAACAAATATTAGTTTTATGATTAATACAAATGACAATATTAAGCTAGCTGTTTATAACTCTAATGGTGCTTTAGTGCAAGAATTATTCAGCGGTAAATTGACAACTGGTTTGCACTCTATATCTTTTGATGCTTCTAAACTTTCTTCAGGTATTTATTTCTGTAGAATGGTTGCGGGATCAGAGATGAGTAATATTAAGCTTATGTTAATAAAATAA
- the ubiE gene encoding bifunctional demethylmenaquinone methyltransferase/2-methoxy-6-polyprenyl-1,4-benzoquinol methylase UbiE → MNKKSGNNFSSGEDSKLVMEMFDNIADTYDLLNGFMSMGIDNRWRKKGLSSIPMEKRGNLLDIGCGTGDLAFMALKMNYEKVVCADISFNMLKVNRKRQFVRFKRLRNLIVNSNAEKLPFKTESFSSIIAGFSIRNVHDREKAVKDAFRVLQRGGVFVVLEFSMPSSKIIYKIYNFYFNKIIPFIGSIVSGNRIAYKYFPKSVKNFPQPSEFIKLLSDSGFSSVKSKSLSFGITTLYTATKGE, encoded by the coding sequence ATGAACAAAAAAAGTGGGAATAACTTTTCATCTGGTGAAGACAGTAAATTAGTGATGGAGATGTTCGATAATATAGCTGATACCTATGATTTGTTAAACGGATTTATGAGTATGGGAATCGATAATAGATGGAGAAAAAAGGGACTATCATCAATTCCTATGGAGAAAAGAGGTAATTTGCTGGATATTGGTTGTGGAACAGGGGATCTTGCGTTTATGGCTTTAAAAATGAACTATGAAAAAGTTGTTTGTGCAGACATTAGTTTTAACATGTTGAAAGTAAATAGAAAAAGACAATTCGTAAGATTTAAAAGATTAAGAAATCTGATAGTCAATTCCAATGCGGAAAAATTGCCTTTTAAAACTGAATCTTTTTCAAGTATAATTGCCGGTTTTTCAATTCGTAATGTTCATGACAGAGAAAAAGCGGTAAAAGATGCTTTTCGGGTTTTACAGCGAGGTGGAGTTTTCGTCGTTTTAGAGTTTTCGATGCCAAGTAGTAAAATAATATATAAAATTTATAATTTTTATTTTAATAAAATTATCCCTTTTATTGGAAGTATTGTTTCTGGAAATAGAATAGCATATAAATATTTTCCAAAATCTGTAAAAAACTTTCCACAGCCTTCCGAATTTATTAAATTATTAAGTGATTCTGGTTTTTCATCAGTAAAATCAAAATCATTGTCTTTTGGAATAACTACATTATATACTGCTACAAAAGGAGAGTAA
- a CDS encoding effector binding domain-containing protein — translation MELKTIREVTLDYGVSRRMLSYYEEIGLIESCRKDGYAYRVYDEDAIQRIQQIIILRKLQIPVKQIIDILNNQNAVELIEIFKQNMNDLDEEITALSTLKSILSQFVTELEKKANVNLKIELLNDKTMLAIASTLSFSKNKIKENLSMDELNKANEKLSKLEDKDVRIVYLPPMTIAAAYASGEGCEGKTIDMILKYINDSDLLKVKPDARSFGFDCSNGSAAVGEPSHVYETWVSIPDDMEVPAPLIKRTFKGGLYAAHVLRSWDFQDWRLLSEWVNASGKYVNDWNSPRWESKETMAGQGFEETLNFFNFVRKGGKMEDLQLDLLFPIIEKV, via the coding sequence ATGGAGTTAAAGACAATCAGAGAAGTTACATTAGACTATGGAGTTTCCAGAAGAATGCTTTCCTATTACGAAGAGATAGGATTGATAGAAAGTTGCCGAAAAGATGGTTACGCTTACAGAGTTTATGATGAAGATGCAATTCAAAGAATTCAACAAATCATAATTTTACGTAAACTTCAAATCCCTGTAAAGCAAATAATAGATATTTTAAATAATCAAAATGCTGTGGAACTTATTGAAATTTTCAAACAAAATATGAACGATCTTGACGAAGAGATTACTGCATTATCTACACTTAAATCAATTTTATCTCAATTTGTTACAGAACTTGAGAAGAAAGCTAATGTTAACTTGAAGATTGAATTATTGAATGATAAAACGATGCTTGCCATTGCCAGTACATTATCATTCTCGAAAAATAAAATTAAGGAGAATTTATCTATGGATGAACTTAATAAGGCTAACGAAAAATTAAGTAAGCTGGAAGATAAAGATGTTCGAATCGTGTATCTTCCACCTATGACTATTGCTGCTGCCTATGCTTCTGGTGAAGGATGCGAAGGTAAGACAATTGATATGATTTTGAAGTATATTAATGATAGCGATTTGCTAAAAGTTAAACCTGATGCACGCAGTTTTGGGTTTGATTGTTCTAATGGCTCAGCTGCTGTTGGAGAACCATCTCATGTTTATGAAACTTGGGTATCAATTCCTGATGATATGGAAGTTCCTGCTCCTCTAATTAAACGAACTTTCAAAGGTGGATTGTATGCCGCACATGTTCTTAGATCTTGGGATTTTCAGGATTGGCGATTATTGAGTGAATGGGTTAATGCAAGTGGAAAATATGTCAACGACTGGAATTCTCCTCGTTGGGAGTCCAAGGAAACCATGGCTGGACAAGGATTTGAGGAGACATTAAATTTTTTCAATTTCGTAAGAAAAGGTGGAAAAATGGAAGATTTACAACTAGATTTATTATTTCCGATTATAGAGAAAGTATAA
- the pfkA gene encoding 6-phosphofructokinase, with protein MKRIGVITSGGDCSGMNPCIRSVVRTSISKGIKVFGFKRGYQGILDNDFLTLDSNHSVSNILQRGGTFLQSARCLAFKTDEGLKKGLDNLIDLELDGLIVIGGDGSLTGAHKIHLAGFPTIGVPASIDNDLYGTSMSLGVDTALNAIMNSVDTIRDTASSHERAFIIEVMGRNCGYLALTSAIASGAEAAIIPEVPYDLDRISRSLVRRFKEGKTNSIIILAEGAGSAKEFGQKIREKTGIEIRETVLGHIQRGGSPTSFDRIFASKLGRNAVIALEEGKSGEMIALKDDKYVTVPLDLVLSKQRPLSPQLLDLAVLLES; from the coding sequence ATCAAAAGAATTGGAGTTATCACTTCTGGTGGTGATTGTAGTGGAATGAATCCATGCATAAGATCAGTGGTAAGAACTTCTATCAGCAAGGGAATAAAAGTATTTGGTTTTAAAAGAGGCTATCAAGGAATTCTTGATAATGATTTCCTAACATTAGATTCAAATCATTCTGTTTCAAACATTTTACAAAGAGGAGGGACCTTTTTACAATCAGCTAGATGTTTAGCTTTTAAAACTGACGAAGGCTTAAAAAAAGGATTGGATAATCTGATAGATTTGGAACTTGATGGTCTAATTGTAATTGGTGGTGATGGATCGCTTACTGGAGCACATAAAATTCATTTAGCAGGGTTTCCGACTATAGGTGTTCCAGCATCAATTGATAATGACCTTTATGGAACATCAATGTCTCTTGGTGTTGATACAGCATTAAATGCTATTATGAACTCTGTAGACACAATTCGAGATACTGCATCAAGTCATGAAAGAGCTTTTATTATAGAAGTAATGGGAAGAAATTGTGGTTATCTGGCTCTTACTTCAGCAATCGCAAGTGGTGCAGAAGCCGCTATAATTCCGGAAGTTCCATACGATTTAGATAGGATTTCCAGATCCCTAGTAAGAAGATTTAAAGAAGGTAAAACAAATTCAATTATAATTCTTGCCGAAGGTGCTGGTAGTGCCAAAGAGTTTGGACAGAAAATTAGAGAGAAAACTGGTATAGAGATCAGAGAGACTGTACTTGGGCATATCCAAAGAGGTGGAAGTCCAACAAGTTTTGACAGGATTTTTGCGTCTAAACTAGGTAGAAACGCTGTTATTGCTCTTGAAGAAGGAAAAAGTGGTGAGATGATAGCATTGAAAGATGATAAATATGTTACTGTTCCATTGGATCTGGTTTTATCAAAGCAAAGACCGTTATCACCGCAATTATTGGATTTAGCAGTACTTCTTGAATCATAA